The DNA segment CGAAAATATATTAACTGATAAATTATCAGTTATGCTAAACTCAAATCAATCTTGGAAGAAATAGATACTTACAATACCATTGAGTTTGAAGCCGAGCCAATATTATTCAAAGAGAAAAACAGCAAATTCTTCGGCTATGCATTTCCAATCGAAAATGAGGACGATGTAAAAGCGCATCTCGAAATTCTACGCAAGAAACATCCAACTGCAGGGCATTTCTGTTACGCTTATCAAACTGGTACCGACACCAAATACTTTCGTGCAAACGACGACGGCGAACCTAGTAATTCAGCAGGAATGCCTATTTATGGTCAAATTCAGTCATTTGACGTAACTAACATTCTAATTGTGGTAGCAAGAATTTTTGGCGGAACAAAGTTGGGGGTTGGCGGACTTATCTCTGCTTATAAAACGGCGGCTCAACTAGTTTTAGAAAATTCCGAAATCGTCCAAAAGACAATTGATATACATTTCCTACTTTCCTTTGACTATGCGGTCATTAACAAAGTAATGCGTATTATTAAAGAAAAGCGATTGGATGTTATTTCTCAAACGATGGAAATGCGCTGTTTAATCGAAATAGCAACGCGCAAAAAGAATGCTGAGCAAGTTTTAGAGAGTTTCCAATCGTTGCACGAAGTTGAATTAAAAATAAAGGAATAACCTTTGTAATATTTTACTATTCAATTTTGTCAAGAATCTCTTTTATATAATCGGGCGCGGCTGTTGCGCGACCTGTTTTCATGTCCACAAACAC comes from the Flavobacterium ardleyense genome and includes:
- a CDS encoding IMPACT family protein, with protein sequence MEEIDTYNTIEFEAEPILFKEKNSKFFGYAFPIENEDDVKAHLEILRKKHPTAGHFCYAYQTGTDTKYFRANDDGEPSNSAGMPIYGQIQSFDVTNILIVVARIFGGTKLGVGGLISAYKTAAQLVLENSEIVQKTIDIHFLLSFDYAVINKVMRIIKEKRLDVISQTMEMRCLIEIATRKKNAEQVLESFQSLHEVELKIKE